The following are encoded together in the Desulfococcus multivorans genome:
- a CDS encoding RNA methyltransferase has protein sequence MTETVKLKNITIVLNQPRYPENIGAAVRAMRNMGIDRLIVVDPRDYDLEKIRKMATHGCLDTVAAIQRQTDLKAALESFHYVIGTTARLGGQRRTGKPDATAEKIVSISQENQVAVVFGREDRGLSNEELRLCHELVHIPTAEFSSLNLAQAVMIMCYELFNACVPSKPAFTPRMAQRRELDAMLDQLRDILIRISYINPENPDYWMHHLRQFFTRIQARAREVSIIRGLIRQVDWYAEKRYRDGRRDERNRIMGKGAAECD, from the coding sequence ATGACCGAAACCGTCAAGCTGAAAAACATCACCATCGTCCTGAACCAGCCCCGGTATCCCGAAAATATCGGGGCTGCGGTCCGGGCTATGAGAAACATGGGCATCGACAGGCTTATCGTCGTTGACCCCCGGGATTACGATCTCGAAAAAATTCGGAAAATGGCCACCCACGGCTGTCTGGATACCGTAGCGGCCATCCAGCGCCAAACCGATCTGAAGGCGGCTCTCGAATCGTTTCATTACGTTATCGGCACCACCGCACGCCTGGGAGGGCAACGTCGCACCGGAAAACCCGACGCCACGGCCGAGAAAATCGTCTCGATTTCCCAGGAGAACCAGGTGGCCGTCGTCTTCGGGCGAGAGGACCGAGGGTTGTCCAACGAGGAGCTTCGGCTGTGCCACGAACTCGTTCATATCCCCACTGCCGAGTTTTCTTCCCTGAATCTGGCCCAGGCGGTCATGATCATGTGTTACGAGCTTTTCAACGCCTGTGTCCCGTCAAAACCGGCCTTCACCCCGCGCATGGCCCAGCGGCGCGAGTTGGACGCCATGCTCGACCAGCTCAGGGATATCCTCATCCGGATCAGCTACATCAACCCCGAAAACCCGGACTACTGGATGCACCATCTGCGCCAGTTCTTTACGCGTATCCAGGCGCGGGCCCGGGAGGTCAGCATCATTCGGGGTCTGATCCGACAGGTTGATTGGTATGCCGAAAAGCGCTACCGGGACGGCCGCCGTGACGAACGGAACCGGATTATGGGTAAAGGAGCAGCGGAATGCGACTGA
- the ndk gene encoding nucleoside-diphosphate kinase encodes MTERTLSIIKPDGVARGLIGEVVKRFESAGIRIVAMKMVHMTRTQAEGFYAVHRERPFFDSLTTFMSSGPAVVMVLEGDNVIARNRELMGATNFKDAAEGTIRRDFATDIEKNVVHGSDAPETAAFEIAYFFNQFEIVGG; translated from the coding sequence ATGACTGAAAGAACTTTATCCATCATCAAGCCCGACGGAGTGGCCAGGGGACTGATCGGAGAGGTCGTCAAGCGCTTTGAATCGGCGGGCATCCGCATCGTCGCCATGAAGATGGTTCATATGACCCGGACGCAGGCCGAAGGATTTTACGCTGTTCACCGGGAACGCCCGTTTTTCGACAGCCTCACGACGTTTATGAGTTCGGGGCCGGCCGTGGTCATGGTCCTCGAGGGCGACAACGTCATTGCCAGAAACCGCGAACTGATGGGCGCCACCAACTTCAAGGATGCCGCGGAAGGGACCATCCGAAGGGATTTTGCCACGGACATCGAGAAAAACGTGGTTCACGGATCCGACGCCCCCGAAACAGCCGCTTTCGAGATCGCTTATTTTTTCAACCAATTCGAAATCGTCGGCGGATGA
- a CDS encoding PhoH family protein, protein MQDITKNHAEDVSPEGHIDKITFSDIETSRQLFGEHNRNLLRVAAGTDCRIHARGNTVFIEGDPISTDLARNILQQLYDLLKNGYPVYANDIDYAVSLLSRDDRTRLKDIFMDTVYVTSKKRSITPKSPSQKAYIDAMRQFDIVFGIGPAGTGKTYLAMAMAVAALSKGTVNRIILTRPAVEAGETLGFLPGDLTDKVDPYLRPLYDALHDMMRFEKASKLMEQGVIEVAPIAFMRGRTLNDSFIILDEAQNTTSEQMKMFLTRIGFSSKAVITGDVTQVDLPPNRTSGLIEARDILQDIKGIQFVFFSKADVVRHRLVQDVIDAYEKLDEMKRKEK, encoded by the coding sequence ATGCAGGATATAACGAAAAATCATGCCGAGGATGTCTCGCCTGAAGGTCATATTGATAAGATAACCTTTTCGGATATTGAGACGTCCCGTCAACTTTTCGGGGAGCACAACCGAAATCTTCTGAGGGTCGCGGCCGGAACGGACTGCCGTATTCATGCCAGGGGGAACACGGTTTTCATCGAGGGGGATCCAATATCGACGGATCTCGCCCGGAACATCCTCCAGCAACTCTACGATCTTCTGAAAAACGGATACCCCGTTTATGCCAACGATATCGATTACGCCGTCAGTCTGCTGAGTCGTGACGACCGGACCCGCCTGAAGGATATCTTCATGGATACGGTCTATGTCACTTCCAAGAAGCGTTCCATCACGCCGAAGAGTCCGTCTCAGAAAGCTTATATCGATGCTATGCGACAGTTCGACATTGTTTTCGGCATCGGACCCGCCGGTACCGGAAAAACCTATCTCGCCATGGCCATGGCGGTGGCGGCCCTGTCAAAAGGTACCGTCAACCGGATCATTCTCACCCGCCCCGCCGTCGAGGCCGGGGAGACTTTAGGGTTTCTTCCGGGAGATCTTACAGACAAGGTGGACCCTTACCTCCGCCCGCTTTATGATGCCCTTCATGATATGATGCGATTTGAAAAGGCCTCCAAACTGATGGAACAAGGCGTCATCGAGGTGGCCCCTATCGCCTTCATGCGCGGCCGAACTCTCAACGATTCCTTTATTATTCTCGACGAGGCTCAAAACACGACCTCCGAGCAAATGAAAATGTTTCTGACCCGCATCGGATTCAGTTCGAAAGCGGTGATAACCGGAGACGTCACCCAGGTAGATCTGCCGCCTAACCGGACATCGGGACTGATTGAGGCCCGGGATATTCTCCAGGACATCAAGGGCATCCAGTTTGTATTTTTTTCCAAGGCCGACGTGGTGCGGCACCGCCTGGTGCAGGACGTCATCGATGCCTATGAAAAGCTGGACGAGATGAAACGGAAGGAAAAATGA
- a CDS encoding HD family phosphohydrolase, with translation MNIEKGKIRLLSILENTGPVKWLLLVLVTTVFTLVLYPNTIIRRHDYALGDVAERDIKAPRDFLIEDLSGTEKKRRQAEESVLTVYDHNTILIDTLRDNVTGAFSMMHTSGADADATDVSDEDASGVDIDGASTGGDHRRVRARRDAFEKKLGISVSAGAFTILEKEAFSLEIPTLILGILERILAKGVVSNKELLLKDAERGIRLRVVDSHEEKTIHNLDQFYGLDQAKAMVRIVGKPLMESLNYTSANLVVDFTQRLIQPNITLNRRETEDRKAAAAAAVKPIFYKIKAGEMLLREGERVTEMQLLKLKNLRQQSRLEKGYVRSLGGLILILSMLIIVYFIQTRHPGNGMLSSNKAILFLSVMLIIFFLLPNVSEILFKAVTRNTPILISDDTLFAGIPMAAGAMTVCLFLRFGTAISFAAVLSACAAVMFQGRFEVFLYFFLSGVMGAYWMQNCRERKVFIKAGIRLGFLNVLLVTGAAVYIRGVPGFDILWDWVLALLSGIAAGIITAGIVPMLEMAFGYTTDITLMELANLEQPILRRLMMEAPGTYHHSVVVGSMVEAAAAEIGANPILAKVCGYYHDIGKINKPLYFIENQMRCENRHDKLAPSMSSLILISHVKEGVELAKKHKLGREIMTAIQQHHGTSLIRFFYDKAVKLRGEQAVKMENFRYPGPKPETREIGLVMLADVVEAASRTLENPNPSRIQGLVQSLINKIFSDGQLDYCELTLKDLHSIAKSFNKILNGIHHHRIEYPEKSAAKDDKENHERTDHQQPKSVQRFPGKPKEDGADHLKRLGL, from the coding sequence ATGAATATCGAAAAAGGCAAGATTCGGTTGTTATCGATATTGGAGAACACCGGACCTGTCAAGTGGCTCCTTTTGGTTTTGGTGACAACGGTTTTCACCCTGGTTCTCTACCCCAACACCATCATCCGAAGACATGACTATGCCCTGGGAGACGTGGCCGAACGGGATATCAAGGCCCCGCGTGATTTTCTCATCGAGGACCTGTCCGGTACGGAAAAGAAACGACGGCAGGCCGAGGAGTCCGTACTGACGGTATATGATCATAACACCATACTGATCGACACCCTTCGGGACAATGTGACAGGTGCCTTCTCCATGATGCATACCTCCGGGGCGGATGCCGATGCGACCGACGTGTCCGATGAAGATGCAAGCGGTGTCGACATCGATGGGGCATCGACAGGAGGTGATCATCGCCGGGTTCGGGCCCGGAGGGATGCTTTCGAAAAAAAACTCGGTATCAGTGTCAGTGCCGGAGCGTTCACCATTCTCGAAAAAGAGGCGTTCTCTTTGGAAATACCGACGTTGATCCTGGGGATTCTTGAACGGATTCTCGCAAAAGGGGTGGTTTCGAACAAGGAGTTGCTTCTCAAGGATGCCGAGCGGGGCATCCGCCTGCGGGTTGTCGACTCGCATGAGGAAAAGACCATCCACAATCTGGATCAATTCTATGGACTGGACCAGGCCAAGGCCATGGTCAGAATCGTGGGCAAACCGTTGATGGAGAGTCTCAACTACACCTCCGCCAATCTTGTCGTCGATTTCACCCAACGGCTGATTCAGCCTAATATCACTCTGAACCGACGGGAAACTGAAGATCGGAAAGCGGCGGCGGCGGCGGCCGTGAAACCGATTTTTTACAAGATCAAGGCCGGGGAGATGTTGCTGCGCGAAGGAGAGCGGGTGACCGAGATGCAACTGCTGAAGCTGAAAAACCTACGGCAGCAGAGTCGTCTCGAGAAGGGATATGTCCGCAGCCTCGGCGGGCTGATTCTGATCCTGTCCATGCTGATCATTGTCTATTTCATCCAGACCCGGCATCCTGGAAACGGGATGTTGTCCAGTAACAAGGCGATCTTGTTTCTGTCGGTGATGCTGATCATTTTCTTTTTATTGCCCAATGTCTCCGAGATTCTGTTCAAGGCCGTGACCCGGAACACCCCGATCCTGATTTCCGACGACACTCTTTTCGCCGGGATCCCCATGGCGGCGGGCGCCATGACGGTTTGCCTCTTTTTGCGGTTCGGGACGGCCATCTCCTTTGCCGCGGTGCTGTCGGCCTGTGCTGCGGTTATGTTCCAAGGGCGGTTCGAGGTGTTCCTCTATTTCTTTCTGAGCGGCGTCATGGGCGCCTACTGGATGCAGAACTGCCGGGAGCGAAAGGTGTTCATCAAGGCGGGTATCCGGCTGGGATTTTTGAACGTGCTTCTTGTCACCGGAGCGGCCGTTTACATTCGGGGCGTGCCCGGTTTTGATATTCTGTGGGATTGGGTTCTGGCCCTTCTTTCCGGTATAGCGGCGGGCATTATCACCGCCGGTATTGTCCCCATGCTGGAGATGGCCTTCGGTTACACGACGGATATCACGCTGATGGAATTGGCGAATCTGGAGCAACCCATCCTCCGGCGCTTGATGATGGAAGCCCCGGGAACCTATCACCACTCGGTGGTCGTGGGTTCCATGGTCGAGGCGGCGGCGGCGGAAATCGGCGCCAATCCGATTCTGGCCAAGGTCTGCGGTTATTATCATGATATCGGCAAAATCAACAAGCCATTATATTTCATAGAAAATCAAATGCGCTGTGAAAATCGGCACGATAAGCTCGCACCGTCCATGTCGAGCCTGATCCTGATCTCTCATGTCAAGGAAGGGGTCGAACTGGCTAAAAAACACAAACTGGGACGGGAAATCATGACCGCCATCCAGCAGCATCACGGCACCAGCCTGATCCGCTTTTTCTATGACAAGGCCGTCAAGTTGCGGGGCGAACAAGCGGTCAAGATGGAAAATTTCCGATACCCGGGGCCCAAGCCCGAAACGCGGGAGATTGGCCTGGTGATGCTGGCCGATGTGGTTGAAGCGGCCTCCAGAACCCTGGAGAATCCTAATCCATCGCGAATCCAAGGTCTTGTCCAGAGTCTCATCAACAAGATTTTTTCAGACGGTCAGTTGGATTACTGTGAACTGACACTGAAGGATCTTCACAGCATTGCCAAAAGCTTCAACAAGATTCTCAACGGGATTCATCACCATCGCATCGAATATCCCGAAAAAAGCGCTGCAAAAGACGATAAGGAAAACCATGAGCGTACTGATCACCAACAACCAAAGTCGGTTCAACGTTTCCCGGGAAAACCTAAGGAAGACGGCGCAGACCATCTTAAACGCCTTGGGCTGTGA
- the ybeY gene encoding rRNA maturation RNase YbeY — MSVLITNNQSRFNVSRENLRKTAQTILNALGCENAELSILIVDDIQMAEYHRDYLNREGPTNVIAFAMQEGEFAHVAPYLLGDVVISLDTANREAAEMGIHVMERFDELLIHGILHLVGYDHERSEAEERRMAEKSAVLASLLRKAGNE, encoded by the coding sequence ATGAGCGTACTGATCACCAACAACCAAAGTCGGTTCAACGTTTCCCGGGAAAACCTAAGGAAGACGGCGCAGACCATCTTAAACGCCTTGGGCTGTGAGAATGCCGAACTTTCGATTCTGATCGTTGACGATATCCAGATGGCCGAATACCACCGCGACTACCTCAACCGGGAAGGTCCCACCAACGTCATTGCTTTCGCCATGCAGGAGGGGGAATTCGCTCACGTGGCGCCCTATCTGCTCGGGGATGTCGTCATCTCCCTGGATACCGCCAACCGGGAGGCTGCGGAGATGGGTATCCATGTGATGGAGCGGTTTGACGAACTCCTGATCCATGGGATTCTCCACTTGGTGGGATACGACCATGAGCGGAGCGAAGCGGAGGAGCGCCGCATGGCAGAGAAAAGCGCGGTTCTGGCATCTCTGCTCCGGAAAGCGGGGAACGAATGA
- the tsaE gene encoding tRNA (adenosine(37)-N6)-threonylcarbamoyltransferase complex ATPase subunit type 1 TsaE, with protein MSRFEVILISHSPEETQTLGREIGLRVRPGTVIALFGDLGSGKTALVQGLARGIGVPEDEVVTSPTYTLINEYSGRHPFYHIDLYRLDSTVDFEEIGLEEALYGEGVAAVEWAERLHNEALSEHLDVHLYLDSADPDRRRIRLMAYGSETVNLLRDLKNILKEK; from the coding sequence ATGAGTCGGTTTGAGGTCATCCTGATATCCCACTCTCCCGAAGAAACCCAAACCCTGGGCCGAGAGATCGGTTTGAGGGTCCGCCCCGGCACAGTCATCGCCCTCTTCGGCGATCTGGGCAGTGGGAAAACGGCCCTGGTTCAGGGATTGGCTCGCGGGATAGGCGTACCCGAGGACGAGGTCGTCACCAGCCCCACCTATACGCTGATCAATGAATATTCGGGACGGCACCCCTTCTATCACATCGATCTCTATCGTCTGGACAGCACGGTGGATTTCGAGGAGATCGGTCTCGAAGAAGCCCTTTACGGAGAAGGCGTCGCGGCAGTCGAGTGGGCGGAGCGGCTCCATAATGAAGCTCTTTCGGAGCACCTCGACGTTCACCTTTACCTGGATTCCGCCGACCCTGATCGGCGTAGGATCCGGCTGATGGCCTACGGGTCTGAAACGGTCAACTTGTTAAGAGATCTGAAAAATATTTTGAAGGAGAAATAA
- a CDS encoding aspartate kinase, producing MGVIVQKFGGTSVADTERIRNVAKRVAKTYDAGHDVVVILSAMAGVTDQLISMASTICERPEKREMDVLLATGEQTTAALLAMTLISMKYPARSLMGFQAEVRTDCAFGNARILDIHADRIEVLLRQRNIVVIAGFQGHDCEGNITTLGRGGSDTSAVAIAAAIKADVCEIYTDVDGVYTTDPNICSKARKIKSIAYDEMLEMASLGAKVLQIRSVEFAKKYNVPIHVRSSFSQEEGTMVWSEEADMERLLVSGITCSKNDARIMVKGVPDQPGMAAKVLAPIAEAGIVVDMIIQSSPKNGTNDIAFTVPRTEYKAAMEIEQRVVEAIGAEGVYGDESIAKVSVVGIGMKSHSGVAAKMFSTLAAENINIRMISTSEIHISCVIVEKYAELAVRALHTAFGLDSDL from the coding sequence ATGGGGGTAATTGTACAGAAATTCGGGGGGACATCGGTTGCGGACACCGAGCGCATTCGAAACGTCGCAAAGCGGGTCGCCAAAACCTATGACGCGGGCCACGATGTGGTTGTCATCCTTTCTGCCATGGCGGGCGTGACGGATCAGCTCATCTCCATGGCCTCGACGATTTGCGAGCGGCCGGAAAAACGAGAAATGGACGTGCTCCTCGCCACCGGCGAACAGACAACCGCAGCTCTCCTCGCCATGACATTGATTTCCATGAAATATCCGGCCCGATCCCTGATGGGGTTTCAGGCCGAGGTCCGGACGGACTGCGCCTTCGGTAATGCCAGGATTCTGGATATCCATGCCGATCGCATCGAGGTGTTGCTTCGACAGCGAAATATCGTCGTCATCGCCGGTTTTCAGGGGCACGATTGCGAGGGAAACATCACGACTCTGGGTCGGGGCGGCAGCGATACATCCGCGGTGGCTATAGCCGCCGCTATCAAGGCGGATGTCTGCGAGATCTACACGGATGTGGATGGGGTATATACGACGGATCCGAACATCTGCAGCAAGGCTCGGAAAATCAAGAGCATCGCCTATGATGAAATGCTCGAGATGGCCAGCCTCGGGGCAAAGGTCCTTCAGATTCGCTCTGTGGAATTTGCTAAGAAATACAATGTCCCCATACATGTTCGTTCATCATTTTCGCAAGAGGAGGGTACGATGGTTTGGAGTGAGGAAGCCGACATGGAGCGCCTTTTAGTGTCCGGAATCACCTGCAGCAAAAACGATGCCAGGATCATGGTCAAAGGGGTGCCGGATCAGCCCGGAATGGCCGCCAAAGTGCTGGCCCCCATTGCCGAGGCCGGCATCGTTGTGGACATGATCATCCAATCCTCTCCCAAGAACGGCACCAATGACATCGCGTTTACCGTGCCCCGTACGGAATACAAGGCCGCTATGGAAATCGAACAGCGTGTAGTCGAGGCCATCGGCGCCGAGGGTGTCTACGGAGACGAGAGCATCGCCAAGGTTTCGGTGGTGGGCATCGGGATGAAAAGCCATTCGGGGGTAGCGGCAAAGATGTTTTCGACGTTGGCTGCCGAGAATATCAACATCCGCATGATCAGTACATCCGAGATCCATATCTCCTGCGTGATAGTGGAAAAATACGCCGAACTGGCGGTCCGCGCCCTTCACACGGCATTCGGGCTGGACAGCGATCTCTAA
- a CDS encoding enoyl-CoA hydratase/isomerase family protein: MAKVDYVLNDSTALVTLGDGENRFNPDFLNAVLTVLDRIENETEAATLVVRSSHEKIFCNGIDLAWLTPVIQGQDMGTAKDFFYLLNRLLKRTLTYPMITVAAITGHSFAGGAIWSCAFDFRFMRSGRGFFCFPEVDLGIPFLPGMLALLKKAIPMYKLEEMHHTGVRLTAEECERHHIIRKACPMETLLEEAMAFSQGIGKRREIVREMKARLYRDIIHALDVEDIPYIESERFNIA; encoded by the coding sequence ATGGCGAAGGTGGACTATGTTCTCAACGATTCGACGGCGTTGGTGACGCTGGGTGACGGCGAGAATCGTTTCAACCCGGATTTTTTGAATGCGGTCCTGACGGTTTTAGACCGGATCGAAAACGAAACCGAAGCGGCCACACTGGTGGTTCGATCCTCCCACGAGAAAATCTTCTGCAATGGAATCGATCTGGCATGGCTTACACCCGTCATTCAGGGGCAGGACATGGGGACGGCCAAGGATTTCTTTTATCTCCTGAACCGGCTTCTCAAACGAACCCTGACCTACCCCATGATTACCGTGGCGGCCATTACCGGCCATTCCTTTGCCGGGGGTGCCATATGGTCCTGCGCCTTCGACTTTCGGTTCATGCGATCGGGTAGAGGCTTTTTCTGTTTCCCGGAGGTCGACCTGGGCATTCCGTTTTTACCGGGGATGTTGGCATTGTTGAAAAAAGCCATTCCCATGTATAAATTGGAGGAGATGCATCATACGGGCGTTCGCCTGACGGCCGAGGAATGCGAACGGCATCACATCATCAGAAAAGCCTGTCCCATGGAGACGCTCCTGGAGGAAGCGATGGCCTTTTCCCAGGGAATCGGCAAGCGACGGGAGATTGTCCGGGAAATGAAGGCCCGGCTTTACCGGGACATCATTCATGCTCTGGATGTCGAGGATATTCCCTACATTGAATCGGAACGATTCAATATCGCATGA
- a CDS encoding TIGR01777 family oxidoreductase — MRIWITGGTGFVGTQLSERLLNEGHTVVAVGTRAKFDGVRHENFQYVSADTTREGAWQEGLRDADAVVNLTGRSIFKYWTDAVKKAIYHSRVATTHNIVAAFQADPGRDKVLVSTSAVGYYGDGGDGILTEASPRGEGFLADVSKDWEHEALAAADKGVRVVISRFGIILGRNGGALKQMRLPFRLGLGGPLGDGRHWFPWIHEDDLISAILFVLNEKGITGPVNMTAPNPVQNRTFVKALGRAVRRPALIPVPGCVLKTVMGEFGGVLLSSQRVLPVKLLDAGFRFAYPEIYPALKHLVEG; from the coding sequence ATGAGAATATGGATAACCGGTGGTACGGGTTTTGTAGGGACGCAACTGTCGGAACGACTCCTGAATGAAGGGCACACGGTGGTCGCCGTTGGCACCCGGGCGAAGTTCGATGGTGTTCGGCATGAAAATTTTCAGTATGTTTCCGCCGATACCACCCGGGAAGGGGCATGGCAGGAGGGGCTTCGGGATGCCGATGCAGTGGTCAACCTGACGGGGCGATCGATTTTCAAGTACTGGACCGATGCCGTCAAAAAGGCCATATATCACAGTCGCGTGGCCACAACCCACAACATCGTGGCGGCTTTCCAAGCGGACCCCGGTCGGGATAAGGTTCTGGTCAGCACCTCGGCGGTGGGATATTACGGTGACGGCGGGGATGGCATTCTCACTGAGGCCTCGCCCCGGGGGGAAGGGTTTCTTGCGGATGTCTCGAAGGACTGGGAGCATGAGGCCCTGGCAGCAGCCGACAAAGGGGTTCGGGTCGTCATTTCCCGGTTTGGCATCATTTTGGGAAGGAACGGCGGCGCACTGAAACAGATGCGCCTTCCTTTCCGGCTCGGACTGGGGGGACCACTGGGAGACGGGCGCCACTGGTTCCCCTGGATCCACGAAGACGATCTCATTTCGGCCATCCTGTTTGTCCTGAACGAAAAAGGGATTACGGGACCTGTCAACATGACGGCTCCGAACCCGGTTCAAAACCGAACCTTCGTCAAAGCTCTCGGCCGGGCGGTTCGGCGGCCTGCGCTCATACCGGTTCCGGGATGCGTGCTGAAGACCGTCATGGGCGAATTCGGCGGGGTTCTCCTTTCCAGCCAAAGGGTCCTTCCCGTGAAACTGCTGGACGCCGGTTTCCGGTTCGCATACCCGGAAATCTATCCCGCCCTCAAGCATCTGGTCGAGGGGTGA
- a CDS encoding nitroreductase family protein, with the protein MTDLMDAVVSRRSIRKYEDRPVPDEALNDILEAVRYAPSWTNCQCWDIVVVRDDAVKGRLQEAVAPKNPAVKAVGAAPVVLAVCGRKGVSGYYDGKASTKFGDWYLFDLGIATQTLCLAAHGKGLGTVVVGLMDHDRAAAVLNVPETHDLVVLIPMGYPAKRPSMPKRKERNEFVHWESF; encoded by the coding sequence ATGACGGACTTGATGGATGCCGTGGTTTCACGGAGAAGCATTCGAAAATACGAAGATCGACCGGTGCCGGATGAAGCCCTGAACGATATACTGGAAGCCGTGCGGTATGCACCTTCCTGGACAAACTGCCAGTGTTGGGATATCGTCGTGGTCAGAGACGACGCCGTCAAGGGTCGGCTTCAAGAGGCCGTCGCTCCGAAGAACCCCGCCGTGAAAGCCGTCGGCGCCGCACCCGTGGTGCTGGCTGTCTGCGGCCGGAAAGGGGTGTCCGGATACTACGACGGTAAGGCATCCACCAAGTTTGGTGACTGGTACCTGTTCGACCTCGGGATCGCAACCCAAACCCTTTGCCTCGCCGCTCACGGGAAAGGGCTCGGCACCGTTGTGGTGGGGCTGATGGATCACGACCGGGCCGCCGCCGTTCTGAATGTTCCAGAGACCCACGACCTGGTGGTGCTGATTCCCATGGGGTATCCCGCCAAACGCCCGAGTATGCCCAAACGCAAAGAGCGGAATGAATTCGTTCATTGGGAATCATTTTGA
- a CDS encoding DUF4468 domain-containing protein, producing the protein MSGYSAKSVWKADHGGASDSDCRKVGFRVILGVILLSFWTITGCKSAPPAEPAASEDLFIRQVSEIPGYPKQALFEGAKLWLAAGFSSDLDVIQYANRDQGTIIGKTSFPYSRPSRWGQTERFDFRFTVMVETRDHRIRTTFSDMALVGFHGFENIRKDDMEAIRPQLAAAVEALVASFHREESLQDEW; encoded by the coding sequence ATGTCGGGGTATTCCGCGAAATCGGTTTGGAAAGCGGATCACGGGGGAGCCAGTGACTCGGATTGTCGGAAAGTCGGATTTCGGGTGATTTTGGGGGTGATCCTCCTGTCGTTCTGGACGATAACCGGTTGCAAGAGCGCACCGCCTGCGGAGCCTGCCGCTTCCGAGGACCTTTTTATTCGTCAGGTTTCCGAAATTCCAGGGTATCCAAAACAGGCGCTGTTTGAAGGGGCGAAGCTTTGGCTTGCCGCCGGCTTTTCTTCGGACCTGGATGTCATTCAATACGCGAATCGGGACCAGGGAACCATCATTGGAAAAACCTCCTTTCCTTATTCAAGACCGTCCCGATGGGGACAAACGGAACGTTTCGATTTTCGATTCACGGTCATGGTCGAAACCAGGGACCACAGGATTCGAACCACCTTCTCGGATATGGCCCTGGTGGGCTTTCACGGGTTCGAAAATATACGGAAGGACGACATGGAGGCGATTCGGCCCCAGTTGGCGGCTGCCGTCGAGGCGCTTGTGGCCTCGTTTCACCGGGAGGAGTCGTTGCAGGACGAATGGTAG
- a CDS encoding KpsF/GutQ family sugar-phosphate isomerase, producing the protein MNILEQAKNVLRMEADGILNLVDRIDDSFVRLVDLVCGSTGRLIVAGIGKSGIIGRKFVATFNSTGTRAMFLHPVEAMHGDLGMVCPDDILLALSNSGETDELNILIPSIRSIGCKIVAFTGNRHSTLARHSDVVIDVGVEKEACPMGLAPTTSTTALLAMGDALAVVLISEKHFESSDFKRFHPGGALGQRLSMRVSDFMMTRSLPTVLENEGMGDVIAVIDRAGIGVALVTKPDLTLSGIITDGDIRRLLARGEAVFDLSARDVMTPKPKTVRQTSPAYDALNIMESFEITVLPVTDINGVVLGVVHLHDILGKGSFKFNGN; encoded by the coding sequence ATGAATATTCTTGAACAGGCAAAAAACGTCCTCCGGATGGAGGCCGACGGCATCCTGAACCTGGTCGACCGTATTGACGATAGCTTTGTTCGCCTGGTGGATCTGGTCTGCGGATCCACCGGGCGGCTGATCGTAGCGGGAATCGGCAAGTCGGGCATTATCGGCCGCAAGTTTGTGGCCACCTTTAACAGTACGGGAACACGGGCCATGTTTCTTCATCCGGTGGAGGCCATGCACGGCGATCTGGGAATGGTCTGTCCGGATGATATCCTTCTCGCTCTGTCCAACAGCGGCGAGACCGATGAGCTCAACATTCTCATCCCCAGTATTCGCTCCATCGGCTGCAAGATCGTCGCATTCACCGGAAACCGCCATTCGACCCTGGCCAGACACAGCGACGTGGTGATCGACGTCGGGGTGGAGAAGGAGGCCTGTCCCATGGGCCTGGCCCCGACAACCAGTACGACGGCACTTTTGGCCATGGGGGATGCCCTGGCGGTGGTGCTCATCAGCGAGAAACACTTCGAATCTTCGGATTTCAAGCGATTTCATCCCGGGGGAGCACTGGGACAGCGGCTTTCCATGCGGGTATCGGATTTCATGATGACCCGATCGCTCCCTACCGTCCTTGAAAACGAGGGAATGGGGGATGTCATTGCCGTTATCGATCGGGCCGGCATCGGCGTCGCCCTGGTGACCAAACCGGATCTGACCCTTTCGGGCATCATCACCGACGGGGATATCCGGCGTCTTTTGGCGAGAGGTGAGGCTGTTTTCGACCTGTCGGCCCGGGATGTCATGACGCCCAAACCAAAGACCGTACGTCAGACGTCACCGGCCTATGACGCCCTCAATATTATGGAGTCCTTTGAGATTACCGTGCTTCCGGTCACCGACATCAACGGCGTCGTTCTGGGCGTGGTGCACCTCCATGATATCCTGGGCAAGGGCAGTTTCAAGTTCAACGGAAACTGA